TTCACTAAGGCTGTTAGTCACTCATCTCCACCCAATTTGCGAGCTTTCTGCCGACCAGCTCCTTATTGATAAAGATTACATTCTGCAATTAGAAACAAGAGTTAGAAATATTCTGTTCCAGCAAGGATTGGTACCCTTTTTAAAAACAGACGATAGTGCCATCCTTGTTTTTAAAAAGGATAACATATGTGTGTACAAGTTTAAGTTTAGTTGCATAACAATTCAAATGGTTTAGCTAGCTTGTTTAAAGTAAGAAGCAAGTTTCTGCTCGAAACCGTTTTGTTATTATGTCACGCACTGTAGTCTGCTCTCTCGCTCTTCATGATCACTCCGTCTCACTCTAATCGAGAATTTATACTCACATTGGGACCTAGGGATGCGAATAAAAAGATTTCTGGTATGTTGTGACTATTATAGCCGGCGACTTGTGCTTGCAAGACAATGCCTTTGGTAAGTTGGTTGAGGATTTCGGCCGCCTCGATGGACCAGGTGCCATCTACATGGAAAAAGTGAGAATCAAGGAATGAGTACACAGTATAAGGGCATAATGCATGCACACACTTACCGATGGGCTCAATGTTGGACAGGATGCATTCGGTGGACTGGAAGGGCACATTCATGAAATCGGTGCGAATCTGTCGCAGTGTGTTGAAGCCGACATTCATGTATCCACCAAAGTCGAGAAACTTGATGACGCAACGCTCCTCGTCCTCGGGGTCTGTGTCGACAATCTGGACGCGATACCACACATCATTGATGGGTATCACGCACACGGCACTGAGCTCCAAACTGGGCAGCAATGGCGCCTCCATGGTGGAGTAGCTATCGTACAGCTGCTTCTGCAGCAAAGGCAACGATGGATGCGAGGGATGCAGCGGGTGCTGGATGAAAATATGCGACCCAGATAGCACCGCACTCACCACCACATCGTTGTTGATGCCCTCGATCAGTTTCAGCTGCGGAGGAGGAGTTAGCCAAGGCATTAGAGATATATGGATGGATGGGGACTCGAAATCGAAGCCTTTCCGATTGCGCCGACACGACAGGAACAGCAGTGTCAACCACTTAGAGAATTTGAAATAGTCTCTGCGTATTCAACGGGAGGAATACTACCATAAAATCATCAAATCAAGTCAGCTAATTAGCCAGCTAATCAGCTATAGCCATGTCGTGTCGGCGGCATCGTTACCATTGTCATCGTCACACCATCACCACTCACTTGTAGATTGTAGAGGCTTTCGGTCGAAAGAGGAACTATGGTCTGTGGAAGCGCAAAGTGGATGCGTTGCATGGTGAAGTTCGGATAGCGCTTGGCCGGCAAACGTTGACGGATCATGGCCAGGGCGGCATCAATCTCGCTCTCCGTTCCCTCAATGGTACAGATGCGCACCTTGCCCGAGTAGGGATTCTTGCCTAGAGACACGCTGGCCAGGGTCTTGGCCTTGATTTGGTTAATAAACGCCCGCTTGCGGCCGTACAGGTGACCAATCAGACTGATCGGGAAGAGGAACTCATAGGTGGTCTTCACGCGTGTCGCCTCCGAGCGCGGCAAGCTGGATCCCT
The Drosophila mauritiana strain mau12 chromosome X, ASM438214v1, whole genome shotgun sequence DNA segment above includes these coding regions:
- the LOC117146657 gene encoding A-kinase anchor protein 1, mitochondrial, which translates into the protein MVSGRPLLYLSLPGVAFILGVFWFRRRYKNCLDKPDDEDSSAINDSSIEPTVQARKSNGVLQNGKLPQQPASKSMNINGTLVNGSGSGCSSDEKDSPTTMLYGKSAPIKIQSNGRSSNGKHQQQIDSEILKSKIQDAEHKTLCSIDEDFENLSSPRDLPDSVNTRISFYNRKTSQKTVEPVVIKATRTPKISPENSFLDTNYTNKECEQNNNCEPKEETAKEEPSKKEADQEELEQDQEQTVLKEEVVDNKGNQKRNVDAASPSLSICSVQSGDSGKGSSLPRSEATRVKTTYEFLFPISLIGHLYGRKRAFINQIKAKTLASVSLGKNPYSGKVRICTIEGTESEIDAALAMIRQRLPAKRYPNFTMQRIHFALPQTIVPLSTESLYNLQLKLIEGINNDVVVSAVLSGSHIFIQHPLHPSHPSLPLLQKQLYDSYSTMEAPLLPSLELSAVCVIPINDVWYRVQIVDTDPEDEERCVIKFLDFGGYMNVGFNTLRQIRTDFMNVPFQSTECILSNIEPIDGTWSIEAAEILNQLTKGIVLQAQVAGYNSHNIPEIFLFASLGPNNVIFINKELVGRKLANWVEMSD